A stretch of Ipomoea triloba cultivar NCNSP0323 chromosome 13, ASM357664v1 DNA encodes these proteins:
- the LOC116001233 gene encoding uncharacterized protein LOC116001233, whose product MMLTEFSFEYTPRPAIKGQALADFVVECSARDESAPTAAEPTPAEWEIATDGSSCKQGACAGVILTSPEGLKVYYALSLSFSPTNNEAEYEAFIAGLRNARSLGARWVRIRTDSALVIGQVTGAFEAKGERFARYLDHALSVMGSFDASVAEHIPRAEYADADMLSRLSHEAPEYISKVARVEELPAACIDVMPVAPVAEDPEEWISDLRLYLQTGTLPKNDRRERKVKLRAPRFQMLDNRSYRRLYEGPLMRCLSKFEADLVMTELHSGLCSAHQGGRALARRIMLIGYYWPSIQLDCESLAKSCESCQLYARVPGRPATFYHPVSSAILFAKWGVDILGPFPQLTGRRRFITVAIDYFSKWIEAEPLATITFQQCARFLWQNVMSRFGVPVQLVTDNGK is encoded by the coding sequence ATGATGTTGACTGAGTTTTCATTCGAGTACACACCGAGACCGGCTATCAAAGGACAAGCCTTGGCGGATTTCGTTGTAGAGTGCTCGGCGAGGGATGAAAGCGCGCCGACCGCCGCTGAACCAACCCCGGCAGAGTGGGAGATCGCCACGGATGGGTCGAGCTGCAAACAGGGCGCATGCGCTGGCGTTATTCTTACTAGCCCAGAAGGCTTGAAGGTTTATTACGCCCTGTCGCTCTCCTTCTCGCCGACCAACAATGAAGCGGAATATGAGGCATTCATCGCCGGCTTACGTAACGCCCGTTCTCTAGGGGCGCGATGGGTGAGGATCCGAACGGACTCGGCTTTAGTCATTGGTCAAGTCACCGGCGCCTTCGAGGCAAAGGGCGAGCGATTTGCTCGGTATCTAGATCACGCCCTCTCCGTCATGGGGTCGTTTGATGCATCCGTCGCCGAGCACATCCCACGAGCCGAATACGCTGACGCAGACATGCTATCCCGGTTGTCGCATGAGGCCCCGGAATACATCTCCAAAGTCGCCCGAGTGGAAGAATTACCGGCCGCCTGTATTGATGTGATGCCCGTGGCGCCGGTCGCCGAGGACCCCGAGGAATGGATCTCCGATCTCCGGCTGTACTTACAAACCGGGACCCTACCCAAGAATGACCGTAGGGAAAGGAAAGTGAAGTTGCGCGCACCCCGTTTCCAGATGCTCGACAATCGTTCGTATCGACGGTTATACGAGGGCCCGCTAATGAGGTGTCTGTCTAAATTCGAAGCCGATCTCGTGATGACCGAGCTGCACTCCGGACTTTGCTCTGCTCATCAAGGGGGTCGGGCACTGGCAAGAAGGATAATGCTGATCGGCTATTATTGGCCGTCGATCCAATTGGACTGTGAATCACTAGCCAAATCGTGCGAATCCTGCCAGCTGTATGCCCGCGTCCCGGGCAGACCGGCCACCTTCTACCATCCGGTCAGTTCAGCAATCCTATTCGCAAAGTGGGGGGTGGACATCTTAGGACCTTTCCCCCAGTTGACCGGACGACGGCGCTTCATTACCGTCGCCATTGATTACTTTTCCAAGTGGATCGAGGCTGAACCATTGGCGACGATCACGTTTCAACAGTGCGCCCGGTTCTTATGGCAGAACGTAATGTCCCGGTTTGGGGTTCCGGTGCAGTTGGTGACCGACAACGGGAAGTAG
- the LOC116001234 gene encoding uncharacterized protein LOC116001234, producing MGVSEVVMCRAFYSTLTGRAAEWFRTLEPGSISNFGDLAQRFVDRFAMSKTVKKHFSYLENAKQLDGEPLSVFIERWNKEMAEIEPVDDVTATNLLLNSLRAGNLYQDLILRPPTCYEDAVRRVFAHATATEANSAKRMMETGGREGTRAKEIAARTTRDKKITGELAQFAEKKKKSRREWRKYFKKDKDKKDKDPDLDREPLATTQKQVIHIIFGSPEGGDTAGDRRNWARDLHFGLVEETNSEKRSKQEPIVFTDRDLPSTGDCATEALVVTIDINGVDVQRVMVDMGSSVNVMYLDVFRKLQLDRSELTPVRTPLSGFTGAMIHPEGVIRVPVEVGTAPRVLRAVMEFVVVDLACVQPVILGIPGISQLGAIISMPHLCMKFQMPAWRMCIYYTDLNKVMIAEEDEAKTAFITPDNLYCYRVMPFGLRNAGATYQRMVNALFGDLIGKTMEAYIDDMLVKSKNMHDHASDLH from the exons ATGGGGGTGTCCGAGGTCGTAATGTGCCGGGCGTTTTACTCAACGCTGACCGGGCGAGCAGCAGAGTGGTTCCGTACCTTGGAGCCAGGCTCAATTTCGAATTTTGGAGACCTAGCACAGAGATTCGTCGACCGCTTCGCCATGTCCAAAACTGTCAAGAAGCATTTCTCCTATCTGGAAAACGCCAAGCAGTTGGATGGTGAACCGCTTTCCGTCTTTATCGAGAGATGGAACAAGGAGATGGCTGAGATTGAGCCCGTCGACGACGTCACCGCCACAAACCTGCTACTAAACTCTTTGAGAGCGGGAAATCTATACCAAGACCTCATACTCCGGCCGCCGACCTGTTACGAGGACGCAGTGCGCAGGGTTTTCGCCCACGCTACTGCCACGGAAGCGAACTCGGCCAAGAGGATGATGGAGACAGGGGGCCGAGAAGGGACTAGGGCCAAAGAGATCGCTGCCCGAACAACCCGCGACAAAAAGATC ACCGGGGAATTGGCCCAATTCgctgaaaagaagaagaaaagccgGCGGGAGTGGAGAAAGTACTTCAAGAAAGACAAAGATAAGAAAGACAAAGATCCTGACCTAGACAGGGAGCCGCTAGCAACCACTCAGAAACAGGTCATCCACATTATATTTGGAAGCCCGGAAGGCGGGGACACCGCGGGGGACCGTCGTAATTGGGCCCGTGACCTACACTTCGGACTAGTGGAGGAGACGAACTCCGAAAAGAGGTCGAAGCAGGAGCCCATTGTGTTCACTGATCGGGACTTACCGAGCACCGGTGATTGCGCGACGGAGGCGTTGGTCGTGACCATAGACATTAACGGCGTCGACGTTCAGAGAGTCATGGTGGACATGGGGTCAAGCGTCAACGTCATGTACCTAGATGTATTCCGAAAGCTTCAGTTAGACCGATCCGAACTGACGCCCGTCAGAACCCCGCTGTCAGGCTTCACGGGAGCCATGATCCACCCGGAAGGAGTCATTCGTGTACCCGTAGAAGTCGGGACGGCCCCGAGAGTCCTGCGCGCAGTGATGGAGTTTGTGGTCGTCGACCTGGCATGCGTCCAACCCGTCATACTGGGTATACCGGGGATCTCGCAGCTCGGCGCGATCATCTCAATGCCGCACTTGTGCATGAAGTTCCAGATGCCGGCTTGGAGGATGTGCATATATTATACTGACCTCAATAAG GTGATGATAGCCGAAGAGGACGAGGCCAAGACAGCGTTCATCACCCCGGACAATCTGTACTGCTATCGAGTAATGCCGTTTGGTCTCCGTAACGCTGGAGCTACTTACCAAAGAATGGTGAACGCCCTGTTCGGAGATTTGATCGGCAAAACAATGGAGGCCTACATCGATGATATGTTGGTGAAGAGTAAGAACATGCACGATCATGCGTCCGACTTGCACTGA